Part of the Propionimicrobium sp. PCR01-08-3 genome, CTGCTCGCGGCCCTGATCTGGGGGATATGGCTGCTGTGGCGGCTGATCACGGGCTGATCGCCATACATCAGATAATCGGACAAACAGTGAGGGCGCCCGGTCTCCCGGACGCCCTCAATAGTTTTCTACGCCATGTCAGCTATCTCGTCGGCGGCACGCCACCTGTACCCGCAGACGGCACACTCGCTATTGCTGTACGTAGTTGATCAGATGATCTCGCTCGTCGGTGAGAGAGTCGAGGCGAGCCTTGACCACGTCACCGATGCTGACGATCGCAAGCAGCGAGCCGTCGTCTGAGACGACGGGCAGGTGGCGAATACGGAACTCCGTCATGACCGCCGCGAGGTCGGCGGTGTCGTCGTCCAGGCCGGCGACGTGCAGGTCGGTGTCCATCACCTCGCTGACCGGGTGTTGACGCACATCATCGTCGGCCTGGGCCAAGGCACTGATGATGTTGCGTTCGGCGACGAGCCCGATGGGCCGTCCATTGTCAACAACCACTACTGACCCGATGCGGTTGGTGACGAGCAACTGCAGCAGATCGGCCACAGTGGCGTCCGGGGAGACCACGACCACGTCGTGGCCCTTTCTCTTCAGTACGTCATGGACTCGCATGCCCACACAGTAGCCGTGTGCGGGGCATCGCGGGAAGACTTTCGAAGTCATCTGATTTCTTCTTGCAGCGTTCGGCGATGGCCGCCTGCTGAGTTCGGCACCCGGCGACGAAACGGTAGGCTGAGGGATTGTGACCACACCAGCTCGTACCCGTGTCGCCCCCAGTCCCACCGGTGATCCGCATGTCGGCACCGCCTATATGGCCTTGTTCGACAAGGCTTGGGCGCGCAAGACCGGGGGCCGGTTCGTCCTTCGTATCGAAGACACCGATCGCAACCGGTTGGTCGAAGGCTCCGAACAGCAGATCTACGATTCGCTCGCCTGGCTGGGGCTCGATGCGGACGAAAGCCCCGAGCTCGGCGGGCCCTACGCGCCGTACAAGCAATCGGAGCGGCTGGACACCTATCGTCCGTTCGTCGACAAACTGATCGAGGACGGTCACGCCTACTACTGCTGGTGTTCGGGCGAGCGGTTGGCGCAGATGCGCAAGGAGCAGCAGGAATCCAAGCAGTCGAATACCGGCTACGACCGATTGTGCCTGGGCATGACCCGCGAGGAGCGGGCCAAGCTGCCCGGGTTCAGCGAGACGCCGGTGGTGCGGATGCTTGTTCCCGACGATGTGACGCTGAGTTTCCATGATCTGATTCGCGGTGAGGTGAAAGCCCCTCGTCCCGACGATCAGGTGATCTTGAAGGCAGACGGTTTCCCGACCTACCACCTGGCCGTCGTGGTGGACGATCACCTGATGGGCATCACCACGGTGGTGCGTGGCGAGGAGTGGATCTCATCGACGCCGAAACATCTGCTGCTGTACCGGTGGCTTGGCTGGGACGCACCGGATTTCGCGCACATGCCGCTGCTGCGCAATACCGACAAGTCGAAGATCTCGAAGCGCAAGAATCCGGCTGCGCGCCTGATGTGGTTCCGCGAACAGGGCTATCTGCCCGAGGCACTACGCAATTTTCTGCAGCTGTTGGCCTATCCGCCGGCCGAGGGCGAGCAGGAAGTTTCTTCGTTCGACGAGTTCGTCGAGGGGTTCGACTGGGGCAAGATCAGCACCGTCGGCCCGATCTTCGACGTCAAGAAGCTGGATTGGCTGAACGGCGTGTACATTCGCTCGCTGCCCACCCACGAGCTGGCCGATCGCATCGTTTCGTATGCGTTGGAGTCGGGGCAGTGGTCCTCGGTGCCCGAGGGCGGACGCGAGACCGTACTGGCGGCGACGCCGCTGATCTCGGAGCGGCTGGTGACACTGGCCGAAGCGCTGCCGAAGCTGCAGTTCCTTTTCGATTCGGACTATGACCTGTCGATCAATCCGGCCTCGGTTGCGAAGCTGAAGGACAACGCCGGCGAGGTGTTGGCTGTGGCCGAGACAACGTTGAAGGATCTGGGGGAGTGGACGACGGGTGCCATTCATCAGGCGCTCAATGTCGCGTTGGTGGAAGGTATGGAGTTGAAGCCGAAGTTCGCCTTCGCGCCGATCCGGGTGGCGATCACCGGCGAACAGGTCTCACCCCCGCTCTTCGAATCGATGGAGATCCTGGGCAAGGATTCGAGCCTGGCCCGGATAGCGCGTCTGGCCCAGGAGCTATAGGCCGCGTCGCGCGGGCACGTGAATGCGGGTCGTGCCTCCCGGGCTGACCTGGTAGCAGTACCCGAGTTTTGAAGTCCAAATAAAGGTGCCGGGGGACGGTTGCTGGAGTTGCCAGCCGCCGTTGGTTTTCGCTCGGTGTGCCTTTCGGGAGAGCGGGCCGAGGTTGGCGGGGTTGGTCTGGCCGGTCGGCTGGTTTTCGCCTCGGTGAAACGGCATCGTGTGGTCCTGGTCGCAATAGCGGGACGCAGTGGTGCCGTAGGGGAATACGTCGACCGGATTGCGTTGCTCGATGACGAACCGCATCTTCTCGGGAACCTGGTATGCGTTGGTCGGTTTGATGTCTGTGGGGTTGATAACCGGTCGGACGACGACTGCCGAGTCTTTCAGAAATTCGGGTAGCTGGCTGACAAGAATCGGCCCCCAATCTTCAATCCGGGCTATGCCGGTCGGCGGCAGCTGAGGTTGGTAACAGGTGATCCGCCGCTGGTTTTCTGTCGGGTTACGGGCTGATTCACAACCGGCTGGTTCTGCATTTCCGGCGCCTGCCGCAGGGTCGTGGGCGGCTCCGTGCGGTTCGTCATCTCCGCTTTGACGATTCACCGTCGAGGCACTGTCTCCGGAGTTATGGTCCCCCTTGTCATCGATCGATGACGGACCGGCTGCTGGGGTAGCGAATGCGAGATTATCGGCGTTGATATGCACGATCAGGGTGTGGGTCGGCATAGTGGTGCGGCGGGATGTTTGTGCGCAGCTCCCTTGCGTCTCCCGGTCGTAGCTCATCTCGCGCGCTTTCCGATCTTGTTGGTCGGGTGTCTGCTGTGGCCATGATGCTGCTGGGACCGGGAGTCTGCTTGTGTCGTCGGTCTTGCCGATGCTTGTGCTGTCATGATTGTCGAGCTGATGTGACTCGGCCCGTCGGCAGGCGTCCGACACAGAGCTGGCTGTCGCTTGACCTGCCTGGCCGTCGGCCCGCGTGTTGACTTCTTGGTGGGTGCGGCAGACGATACCGAGGGCTTGGGCGCGTCGCCGGTCGTGGTCATCGAATGAATCACAGTCGGGGTCGGCGGGGATCAGTGCGGCGACTTGCTTCAAGATCGAATCGAACAAGATGCCGTCGCGAGCGTCAACGACGCCGTAGATCGTGACGTGCCCGTCCTCAATGGGAGAGACCCGGATAAACCGCGCCTTGCGGGCGGCTTCGTGCCGTTGCTGGGCGAGTTGGGGGTCGGCGGCGATGATCCATTCGTCCATGCGTTTCATGGCCAGGGTGAACGGCAGTAGCCGTAGCGCGTGGGCGAGCTGTTCGTCCACACGATGGGCGGCTTCGAGGGGGAGGTGATGGCATCGGGCACAGGCCTTCTTGGCTTGCCATACGCGGATGTTTCCGGCCATAACTTTTTGCAGAGTGAGGGGGAATCGGTAGCCCAGATCCAGGGCTTCTCCGATCCGGGAGATCGCCGATCGTGCGGTGATACCGAGCAGAGGTCCGATTTCAAGGGCGAGATATTCGCCCAGGTGTGGAGTTCCGTCGTGTCCGTAGGCGGTGAGCTTTTCTCCGTGGGTGTCACGTTCGATGGCGGCGTCGACTGCCTCGGAGTTGACGTCCCAGACTTCGGCGGCGTGCAGGATGGCGATGAGTTCGGCTACTTCTGCGGCGATCACTTGATGGTGAGCATGGTCGAGCGCGGTGAACGCTGTGGCGCGTTCGGCCGGTGTGGCCACGAACTCGGGATCGGCGACCATGATCCGCTTGTCGTCATCCGGCAGCACAGTCCTGGACGCCGCGGGAGCTCTCAGTCCTGGGTATGGAGGAAGGGCAGCCGCAGGAACCGATCGCGTAGAGACCCGGCAGTCTCCAGTCGCTGCGTTGCTGGCAAACGAAGGCACCGGATTCTTGCCGAGCAGTGCCGACGCTAGACCTGCATCTGTGGAGTCGGTTGGTGACGAAAGGATCGGCCGAGCGAAGGCGTCATCTGAAGATTGAGAACGACTGGATCGACCGGTCGTTGAGGCCCTGCACGTGAGACTGCTTGAACGAGCGCCCGCTCCCAGCAAGGACGGTTTTCCGACGGCGATTGCGCTGCCGGGTCCCCAATTGGTGGCCGTGGGAGTCTTCATGAAACAAACAATACTCGAACAGAAGATCGGATACTAGACCCTAACCGCACATACTGGATATATTATCGAACAATAGTTCGATGTTGAAAGCGTTCGGAGCGGCGACGTGGCCGCGAGCCGCATCGTTCATCGCTGATGCGATGACGTCACCGAGTTCGGGCAGCGATCATCGGCAAGTAGACCTCGCTTCCCCTTGTTCGAGTCGATGGAGATCTTCGGTAAGCAACCAGGCCCAGGTTCTGACCTGCCTCGCGGGGGAGCTATAGGTCAGAGTCCCGATTCCTGACGTCGCTGAGTTGTCCACAGAACAACTGACCTGGCTTGACCCTGCTCAGGAGATGGCTGAAACTGTGGGTACTTGTCAGTGCTGACTTGAGCCCCAGGAGTTTCAGATGCGTGGACGCATGGGTGTAGTGGCGGTTGGTTTATCGGTTGTGCTCGTTTTCGGGGCGTGCACTCCGGGCGGTGCGGAGCCGAGTGGAGGTGGCGCTTCGTCGGCTACTCCGATGGCTTCGGTGTCTGCGGCGCCGTCGTCGGATGCTGAGATGGACGCACTGTATGCGGAAGCCGAGCAGGTCTTTCGCCGGTCAATGGAATTACGCAACCAA contains:
- a CDS encoding CBS domain-containing protein, whose product is MTSKVFPRCPAHGYCVGMRVHDVLKRKGHDVVVVSPDATVADLLQLLVTNRIGSVVVVDNGRPIGLVAERNIISALAQADDDVRQHPVSEVMDTDLHVAGLDDDTADLAAVMTEFRIRHLPVVSDDGSLLAIVSIGDVVKARLDSLTDERDHLINYVQQ
- the gltX gene encoding glutamate--tRNA ligase; this translates as MTTPARTRVAPSPTGDPHVGTAYMALFDKAWARKTGGRFVLRIEDTDRNRLVEGSEQQIYDSLAWLGLDADESPELGGPYAPYKQSERLDTYRPFVDKLIEDGHAYYCWCSGERLAQMRKEQQESKQSNTGYDRLCLGMTREERAKLPGFSETPVVRMLVPDDVTLSFHDLIRGEVKAPRPDDQVILKADGFPTYHLAVVVDDHLMGITTVVRGEEWISSTPKHLLLYRWLGWDAPDFAHMPLLRNTDKSKISKRKNPAARLMWFREQGYLPEALRNFLQLLAYPPAEGEQEVSSFDEFVEGFDWGKISTVGPIFDVKKLDWLNGVYIRSLPTHELADRIVSYALESGQWSSVPEGGRETVLAATPLISERLVTLAEALPKLQFLFDSDYDLSINPASVAKLKDNAGEVLAVAETTLKDLGEWTTGAIHQALNVALVEGMELKPKFAFAPIRVAITGEQVSPPLFESMEILGKDSSLARIARLAQEL
- a CDS encoding DUF222 domain-containing protein is translated as MLPDDDKRIMVADPEFVATPAERATAFTALDHAHHQVIAAEVAELIAILHAAEVWDVNSEAVDAAIERDTHGEKLTAYGHDGTPHLGEYLALEIGPLLGITARSAISRIGEALDLGYRFPLTLQKVMAGNIRVWQAKKACARCHHLPLEAAHRVDEQLAHALRLLPFTLAMKRMDEWIIAADPQLAQQRHEAARKARFIRVSPIEDGHVTIYGVVDARDGILFDSILKQVAALIPADPDCDSFDDHDRRRAQALGIVCRTHQEVNTRADGQAGQATASSVSDACRRAESHQLDNHDSTSIGKTDDTSRLPVPAASWPQQTPDQQDRKAREMSYDRETQGSCAQTSRRTTMPTHTLIVHINADNLAFATPAAGPSSIDDKGDHNSGDSASTVNRQSGDDEPHGAAHDPAAGAGNAEPAGCESARNPTENQRRITCYQPQLPPTGIARIEDWGPILVSQLPEFLKDSAVVVRPVINPTDIKPTNAYQVPEKMRFVIEQRNPVDVFPYGTTASRYCDQDHTMPFHRGENQPTGQTNPANLGPLSRKAHRAKTNGGWQLQQPSPGTFIWTSKLGYCYQVSPGGTTRIHVPARRGL